In one window of Arthrobacter pascens DNA:
- a CDS encoding O-antigen ligase family protein, which produces MLLILASAGIAFATTESVRRLEDAMQLVRWLLAGASVCCVIAIFQFVTRTDPLEAITDYMIGFVKNTDVGSQPRGMFMRVAGTTMHPIELGVVSSMLLPLSVWRAVHDKQGSRLLHWITVALLVLANAMTVSRSALIGLLIALLVTIPFLPRVERIWAIVVAPLGAAMLFLTVPGLITTMIAATTAGNTDPSITYRTNDYPLALRLLGDRPWLGIGPGTWIPTRPIDNFDNEYLLVAVTMGVVGLIAFIAYLLVPVLASFMAAWNAKENDISLLSAAVAAAGLIATVTSGAFDSMSFPVFALLCPFFIGLSGGSWLIVKSQLETNRSTLWESTPVHVPHNRRTQWIPFQ; this is translated from the coding sequence ATGCTTCTCATACTGGCTTCTGCAGGAATCGCTTTTGCAACGACAGAGTCAGTTCGTCGTCTGGAAGACGCGATGCAGTTAGTTCGATGGCTGTTGGCAGGGGCTTCCGTGTGTTGCGTCATTGCAATTTTTCAGTTCGTCACGCGAACTGACCCGCTTGAAGCAATAACGGACTACATGATCGGCTTTGTCAAGAATACTGATGTAGGCAGCCAGCCCAGGGGCATGTTCATGCGAGTCGCAGGAACGACTATGCATCCGATAGAACTTGGCGTGGTGAGTTCGATGCTCCTGCCGCTGTCTGTTTGGAGGGCAGTCCACGACAAGCAGGGAAGTAGGCTTCTCCACTGGATAACGGTCGCACTGCTGGTCCTGGCTAACGCCATGACTGTTTCCCGCTCGGCCCTGATCGGATTGTTGATCGCACTGTTGGTCACGATTCCATTCCTTCCGCGCGTTGAACGCATTTGGGCCATCGTCGTCGCCCCCCTCGGCGCAGCAATGCTCTTCCTTACCGTGCCGGGCCTTATCACCACAATGATTGCCGCAACAACTGCAGGGAACACCGACCCATCCATCACCTACCGAACCAATGATTACCCGTTGGCGCTAAGGCTTCTAGGGGACCGTCCTTGGTTGGGCATCGGTCCTGGTACGTGGATCCCGACACGTCCAATAGACAATTTTGACAACGAGTATCTGTTGGTGGCGGTAACTATGGGTGTCGTTGGTCTCATTGCCTTCATAGCTTATCTTCTGGTCCCTGTGCTGGCTTCCTTCATGGCCGCATGGAACGCAAAGGAAAATGACATCAGTCTTCTCTCCGCTGCTGTTGCGGCAGCAGGGCTTATAGCAACTGTTACATCCGGCGCCTTTGACTCAATGTCTTTTCCAGTATTCGCCCTGCTTTGCCCATTCTTTATTGGTTTGTCAGGCGGGTCCTGGCTCATTGTTAAGTCGCAATTGGAAACGAATCGCAGCACTCTTTGGGAGTCAACGCCGGTTCATGTGCCCCACAATAGGAGAACACAGTGGATCCCCTTTCAGTAA
- a CDS encoding DUF6492 family protein — protein MSSSPHTPKSIALITPSYGPDLELCRDLRDSVLRFTSTSVEHFIIVPRADRSAFSDLSGHRTFVREVDEFLPKSMMKMPKVNVWLNIRWPIPPIRGWIAQQIVKLAAAASMTTDVVLLIDSDVILIRPVDAESFSPLGQVQLFEAIGAIDGTLPRHRLWHAAARRLLGLPRLEADLLPDYVCWPCAWEPSVVRQMLGRVESSTGLPWQTALARELHFSEMILYGVFVREILGVSMPLTLTSSMRCVNHFDETALTRESMKALLRSVGRTDFAVMVSAKSETPLDLRRELFREFCPPA, from the coding sequence ATGTCATCCTCGCCCCATACTCCCAAATCAATAGCACTCATTACACCCAGTTACGGGCCCGATTTGGAGCTTTGTAGGGATCTCCGGGACTCAGTACTGCGGTTCACCAGCACCAGCGTGGAGCATTTCATTATCGTCCCCAGGGCTGACAGATCCGCTTTTAGCGATCTTTCGGGCCATAGGACATTTGTAAGAGAAGTTGATGAATTTCTTCCGAAATCAATGATGAAGATGCCGAAAGTAAATGTTTGGCTCAACATTCGGTGGCCGATTCCCCCCATACGTGGCTGGATTGCTCAGCAGATTGTAAAACTGGCAGCCGCCGCATCAATGACAACGGACGTCGTTCTGCTTATCGATTCTGACGTTATTCTGATTCGCCCCGTGGACGCTGAATCCTTTTCGCCTCTTGGCCAGGTGCAACTCTTTGAAGCTATCGGGGCTATCGATGGGACGCTTCCCCGCCATAGGCTTTGGCACGCTGCAGCCCGGCGGCTTCTCGGACTTCCAAGACTCGAAGCGGACTTGCTTCCCGACTACGTCTGCTGGCCATGTGCATGGGAGCCGAGTGTTGTCCGCCAAATGCTGGGTCGGGTTGAATCCAGCACAGGGCTGCCATGGCAAACAGCTCTCGCGAGAGAACTGCACTTCTCCGAAATGATCCTTTACGGCGTGTTTGTCAGGGAAATCCTAGGTGTGAGTATGCCACTGACTTTGACATCGTCCATGCGTTGCGTAAACCATTTTGATGAGACGGCGCTAACTCGAGAATCCATGAAGGCGCTGCTACGAAGTGTTGGCCGTACGGATTTTGCCGTTATGGTGTCGGCAAAGTCCGAGACGCCACTTGACCTTCGCCGTGAGTTATTTCGCGAATTCTGTCCGCCCGCCTAG
- a CDS encoding chain-length determining protein: MDPLSVIRILKQHKWVALPAVLLTLFAVIYVLLFAPRSYQATMTYALVTPKLPSATEILANPTLATANGDNPYLRSPDSSLLSQVLITKLGGQATSDDLREEGLGTEYTVSQASNIGSGMLLQLQASGSSPDQAVATVRGLAQQLTSTLYDLQKVNGADDGYLFSALPVDGPGQAKENFSSRLRTLIIVGVAGAFLAFGAVSIARSIELSRGRRFEAGDVSARHAKTNPKPGRGSNMQAASKDDEQAHESRSEALLSPPASSNIRSSMVSTLRD, translated from the coding sequence GTGGATCCCCTTTCAGTAATCAGGATTCTGAAACAGCACAAGTGGGTGGCTCTCCCGGCGGTGCTGCTAACACTATTCGCCGTCATTTATGTGTTGTTGTTTGCCCCGCGGTCATACCAGGCCACGATGACATATGCCTTAGTCACGCCGAAGCTACCGTCGGCGACGGAGATTCTGGCTAACCCTACGTTGGCGACTGCGAATGGTGACAACCCGTATCTGCGGAGCCCGGACAGTTCTCTCCTTTCGCAGGTCTTGATCACGAAGCTTGGCGGCCAGGCAACATCAGACGATCTACGGGAAGAGGGATTGGGAACGGAATACACAGTTTCCCAAGCGAGTAACATTGGGTCGGGGATGCTGCTCCAGTTGCAGGCATCCGGCAGTTCGCCTGACCAGGCGGTTGCCACCGTACGCGGGTTGGCTCAACAGCTCACCAGCACACTTTATGACCTGCAGAAGGTAAATGGCGCGGACGACGGTTACCTTTTTTCTGCCTTACCTGTGGACGGGCCAGGCCAAGCGAAGGAAAACTTTTCAAGCCGGCTCAGAACTTTGATAATCGTCGGTGTGGCAGGAGCGTTCCTGGCGTTCGGCGCAGTGTCCATCGCCCGTTCAATTGAGCTTTCACGTGGTCGTCGTTTCGAAGCCGGAGATGTAAGTGCACGCCATGCAAAGACAAACCCAAAGCCGGGAAGGGGTTCGAACATGCAGGCTGCCAGCAAAGATGATGAGCAGGCGCATGAGAGTAGGTCCGAAGCACTCCTCTCTCCACCTGCATCCTCGAATATTCGATCAAGTATGGTGTCCACCCTGAGGGACTAA
- a CDS encoding DUF4082 domain-containing protein yields the protein MSVNAGEALAFKIKTPSTSYRIDIYRLGYYQGLGARKVAANILPSVPLPQSQPNCATFSATGLIDCGNWAVSASWQVPASAVSGVYLALLVRNDTTAASAIPFVVRDDSAHSAMLFQTSDSTWQAYNSYGGNSLYQCTVACPPGSPQAYKGAFKVSYNRPFNSGADDLGRSWLMYTEYPMIRFMEANGYDVSYMSGLDVATKAPLLLNHKAFLSVGHDEYWSAEQRANVEAARDAGVNLAFFSGNEMFWKTRWESSAAGTTTPGRTLVSYKDTHFNAQVDPVSWTGTWRDPRYGTSSGGGNPENSLTGQFFLVNSGTTDIKVTSDFARLRLWRNTVVAGLANGATATLAPGVGVLGYEWDVDADNGFRPAGAFRLSQTTNSSAEVFTDYGSSTANNQSATHNLVMYKAASGALVFGAGTVQWSWGLDGFTTGKAVDKTMQQATVNLFADMGVQPPTLIAGLTAASASSDASRPTSSIVTPAPSSLVTDGTLVTVTGTAADTGGGAVASVEVSTDGGTTWRPATGTTNWTFSWTAHGSPTTTLRSRAVDDSGNMELPTAGNTVSVPCPCSIFGVSTVPAIPDANDGGSVEVGAKFYSDVAGTVTGVRYYKSTKNTGTHIGNVWSESGQRLATATFTGETSSGWQTVNFSPALTISAQTRYVVSYFAPAGHYAQFNGYFYNHPSPAPAGNGSTDSSPLHFTRSVPGSPNGFYRYGPSSGFPNQIYDAEYYWVDPIFSPASTAPLVASVSPVNNATGVDVAVKPTVTFNQGVTGSSVVFALKDAANTSVTGSVAYDSASRTATFAPASALASGTVYTATVSGATNAAGQAMTAPYSWSFTTVAPPTVASVSPVNNATGVDVAVKPTVTFNQGVTGSSVVFALKDAANTSVTGSVAYDSASRTATFAPASALASGTVYTATVSGATNAAGQPMTAPYSWSFTTGNTPLVASVSPVNNATGVDVAVKPTVTFNQGVTGSSVVFALKDAANTSVTGSVAYDSATWTATFAPASALASGTVYTATVSGATNAAGQPMTAPYSWSFTTVAPPTVASVSPVNNATGVDVAVKPTVTFSQPVLASSVVFALKDAANTSVTGSVAYDSAARTATFAPASALASGTVYTATVSGATNAAGQAMTAPYSWSFTTAPAPAICPCSVFRPTSAPATTSVNDGNAVELGMKFRSDVSGTVTAIRFYKGAGNTGTHVGHLWSSAGTLLSSVTFTGESSTGWQEATLASPVAITANTTYVVSYYAPNGFYSANGAYFNSSADNGPLHGLASGVDGSNGVYRYGSVTAFPSDSYNNTNYWVDVVLATSGSGTAPVVASVSPVNNATGVDVAVKPTVTFNQGVTGSSVVFALKDAANTSVTGSVAYDSAARTATFAPVSALASGTVYTATVSGATNAAGQAMTAPYSWSFTTAPAPAICPCSVFRPTSAPATTSVNDGNAVELGMKFRSDVSGTVTAIRFYKGAGNTGTHVGHLWSSAGTLLSSVTFTGESSTGWQEATLASPVAITANTTYVVSYYAPNGFYSANGAYFNSSADNGPLHGLASGVDGSNGVYRYGSGTAFPSDSYNNTNYWVDVVFKQ from the coding sequence ATGAGCGTCAACGCGGGCGAGGCATTGGCTTTCAAAATCAAAACGCCTTCCACGTCGTATCGAATTGATATTTATCGCCTTGGCTACTACCAAGGGCTAGGAGCGAGAAAAGTCGCGGCCAATATCCTTCCTTCGGTACCCCTACCGCAGTCCCAACCGAACTGCGCGACCTTTTCGGCCACCGGCCTAATTGACTGCGGTAACTGGGCAGTGTCAGCGTCCTGGCAGGTGCCGGCATCCGCTGTCTCCGGCGTGTACCTTGCCCTCCTTGTCCGGAATGACACGACGGCCGCAAGCGCCATTCCATTCGTCGTTCGGGACGATTCCGCGCATTCCGCAATGCTTTTTCAAACATCCGACAGTACTTGGCAGGCGTACAACAGTTATGGAGGCAACAGCCTCTATCAGTGCACGGTCGCGTGCCCGCCTGGAAGTCCGCAAGCCTACAAAGGCGCCTTCAAGGTCTCGTACAATAGGCCCTTTAATTCGGGGGCCGATGACTTGGGTCGAAGCTGGCTTATGTACACGGAGTACCCCATGATCCGGTTCATGGAAGCTAACGGCTACGACGTGAGCTACATGAGCGGCTTAGATGTCGCGACCAAAGCGCCACTGCTGTTGAACCATAAGGCCTTCTTGTCCGTGGGGCATGATGAGTACTGGTCAGCTGAGCAGCGTGCGAATGTCGAAGCGGCCCGCGATGCGGGAGTTAACCTAGCCTTTTTCAGCGGCAACGAAATGTTCTGGAAGACCCGGTGGGAATCCAGCGCTGCTGGTACGACCACACCTGGCAGAACGTTAGTGTCCTATAAGGACACTCATTTCAACGCGCAGGTAGATCCTGTCTCATGGACTGGAACATGGCGTGACCCCCGGTATGGGACCTCCTCTGGAGGGGGCAACCCCGAAAATTCCCTCACCGGACAATTCTTTCTTGTAAATTCCGGAACGACTGATATTAAGGTCACCTCGGACTTCGCCCGGCTTCGCCTTTGGCGCAACACTGTTGTGGCCGGTCTGGCCAACGGAGCCACCGCAACGCTTGCACCCGGTGTTGGTGTCCTAGGTTACGAGTGGGATGTCGATGCCGACAATGGATTCAGGCCCGCTGGAGCCTTTCGGCTTTCGCAAACCACCAATTCAAGCGCAGAAGTCTTCACTGACTACGGCTCTTCCACGGCCAACAATCAGAGCGCAACGCACAACCTTGTCATGTACAAGGCCGCATCGGGGGCGTTGGTTTTCGGGGCTGGGACGGTGCAATGGTCGTGGGGGCTTGATGGGTTCACGACAGGCAAGGCAGTAGACAAGACGATGCAACAGGCCACCGTAAACTTATTTGCGGACATGGGTGTTCAACCGCCTACCCTTATCGCTGGCCTTACAGCGGCATCAGCGTCATCGGATGCTTCGCGTCCCACCTCTTCTATCGTTACGCCTGCACCTTCGTCCCTCGTCACAGACGGCACCCTCGTGACTGTGACCGGGACGGCCGCAGATACAGGGGGCGGTGCGGTAGCCAGCGTTGAAGTATCCACGGACGGCGGTACGACTTGGCGTCCAGCCACAGGAACAACCAATTGGACGTTCAGCTGGACTGCGCACGGAAGTCCAACGACGACATTGCGATCGCGGGCAGTCGACGACAGTGGAAATATGGAGCTGCCGACAGCAGGAAATACTGTAAGTGTTCCATGCCCTTGTTCGATATTCGGCGTGAGCACGGTTCCAGCGATACCAGATGCCAATGATGGTGGGTCTGTCGAGGTGGGAGCAAAATTCTACTCAGACGTCGCCGGGACGGTCACTGGCGTTAGGTACTACAAATCAACCAAGAACACTGGCACCCACATCGGCAATGTTTGGAGTGAATCCGGACAACGCCTGGCCACTGCAACATTTACTGGCGAGACTTCGAGTGGCTGGCAGACAGTCAACTTCAGCCCGGCCCTGACGATTTCGGCCCAAACACGATACGTCGTTTCTTACTTCGCACCTGCCGGGCATTACGCCCAGTTCAATGGATACTTCTACAATCATCCGTCTCCCGCACCGGCCGGAAATGGATCGACAGATAGTTCGCCCCTCCATTTCACACGAAGCGTCCCCGGAAGTCCTAACGGTTTCTACCGCTACGGCCCATCCTCAGGCTTTCCAAACCAGATTTATGATGCTGAATATTATTGGGTTGACCCCATTTTCAGCCCCGCCAGCACCGCTCCCCTCGTTGCTTCTGTTTCGCCGGTGAATAATGCCACGGGTGTGGATGTGGCGGTGAAGCCGACTGTGACGTTCAACCAGGGTGTGACCGGGTCGTCTGTGGTGTTTGCTTTGAAGGATGCTGCGAATACGTCCGTGACCGGCTCTGTGGCTTATGATTCGGCGTCTCGGACGGCGACGTTTGCGCCAGCAAGTGCGCTGGCGTCCGGGACGGTGTACACGGCGACTGTGAGTGGCGCGACGAATGCCGCGGGGCAGGCGATGACAGCGCCCTATTCCTGGTCGTTTACAACCGTGGCTCCTCCGACGGTTGCTTCTGTTTCGCCGGTGAATAATGCCACGGGTGTGGATGTGGCGGTGAAGCCGACTGTGACGTTCAACCAGGGTGTGACCGGGTCGTCTGTGGTGTTTGCTTTGAAGGATGCTGCGAATACGTCCGTGACCGGCTCTGTGGCTTATGATTCGGCGTCTCGGACGGCGACGTTTGCGCCAGCAAGTGCGCTGGCGTCCGGGACGGTGTACACGGCGACTGTGAGTGGCGCGACGAATGCCGCGGGCCAGCCGATGACAGCGCCCTATTCCTGGTCGTTCACAACTGGAAATACCCCCCTCGTTGCTTCTGTTTCGCCGGTGAATAATGCCACGGGTGTGGATGTGGCGGTGAAGCCGACTGTGACGTTCAACCAGGGTGTTACCGGGTCGTCGGTGGTGTTTGCTTTGAAGGATGCTGCGAATACGTCCGTGACCGGCTCTGTGGCTTATGATTCGGCGACTTGGACGGCGACGTTTGCGCCAGCAAGTGCGCTGGCGTCCGGGACGGTGTACACGGCGACTGTGAGTGGCGCGACGAATGCCGCGGGCCAGCCGATGACAGCGCCCTATTCCTGGTCGTTTACCACCGTGGCTCCTCCGACGGTTGCTTCTGTTTCGCCGGTGAATAATGCCACGGGTGTGGATGTGGCGGTGAAGCCGACTGTGACGTTCAGTCAACCTGTTTTGGCGTCGTCTGTGGTGTTTGCTTTGAAGGATGCTGCGAATACGTCCGTGACTGGCTCTGTGGCTTATGATTCGGCGGCTCGGACGGCGACGTTTGCGCCAGCAAGTGCGCTGGCGTCCGGGACGGTGTACACGGCGACTGTGAGTGGCGCGACGAATGCCGCGGGGCAGGCGATGACAGCGCCCTATTCCTGGTCGTTCACGACGGCGCCGGCACCGGCGATATGCCCGTGCTCGGTGTTCCGTCCGACATCCGCTCCTGCCACGACTTCAGTGAATGATGGCAATGCGGTGGAGCTCGGTATGAAGTTCCGGTCCGACGTGTCCGGTACAGTCACAGCCATTCGGTTCTATAAGGGCGCTGGTAACACCGGTACCCATGTTGGCCATCTGTGGTCCTCGGCAGGAACGCTGCTGTCTTCGGTCACGTTCACGGGCGAGTCATCGACCGGCTGGCAGGAGGCCACTCTTGCCAGTCCCGTGGCTATCACCGCCAATACAACCTACGTTGTCTCGTACTACGCGCCCAACGGGTTCTACTCGGCAAATGGTGCGTACTTCAATTCGTCCGCGGATAACGGGCCACTTCACGGCTTGGCCAGCGGAGTGGATGGATCGAACGGCGTCTACCGTTATGGCAGCGTAACAGCATTCCCATCGGACAGTTACAACAACACCAACTACTGGGTCGACGTAGTCTTGGCTACGAGCGGATCCGGCACAGCTCCGGTGGTTGCTTCTGTTTCGCCGGTGAATAATGCCACGGGTGTGGATGTGGCGGTGAAGCCGACTGTGACGTTCAACCAGGGTGTGACCGGGTCGTCTGTGGTGTTTGCTTTGAAGGATGCTGCGAATACGTCCGTGACTGGCTCTGTGGCTTATGATTCGGCGGCTCGGACGGCGACGTTTGCGCCAGTAAGTGCGCTGGCGTCCGGGACGGTGTACACGGCGACTGTGAGTGGCGCGACGAATGCCGCGGGGCAGGCGATGACAGCGCCCTATTCCTGGTCGTTCACGACGGCGCCGGCACCGGCGATATGCCCGTGCTCGGTGTTCCGTCCGACATCCGCTCCTGCCACGACTTCAGTGAATGATGGCAATGCGGTGGAGCTCGGTATGAAGTTCCGGTCCGACGTGTCCGGTACAGTCACAGCCATTCGGTTCTATAAGGGCGCTGGTAACACCGGTACCCATGTTGGCCATCTGTGGTCCTCGGCAGGAACGCTGCTGTCTTCGGTCACGTTCACGGGCGAGTCATCGACCGGCTGGCAGGAGGCCACTCTTGCCAGTCCCGTGGCTATCACCGCCAATACAACCTACGTTGTCTCGTACTACGCGCCCAACGGGTTCTACTCGGCAAATGGTGCGTACTTCAATTCGTCCGCGGATAACGGGCCACTTCACGGCTTGGCCAGCGGAGTGGATGGATCGAACGGCGTCTACCGTTATGGCAGCGGAACAGCATTCCCATCGGACAGTTACAACAACACCAACTACTGGGTCGACGTAGTTTTCAAGCAGTAG
- a CDS encoding transposase, whose protein sequence is MNEPTGVAADAATILFNLPDYNVVSTTFTAGRRQVIIETDQPPGCPSCGVIASRRKERRLQRLRDIPVAGPVEVLWSKYRWYCEESACDRLSFFESTPQVPRRARSTSRLRDHLVDAVIRSGRAVSETAAGFAVSWWMVRAALNEACLLRLPDVDKLSPRMLGIDEHRFRSVRYFQDPSTKAWTRFEPWMTTIVDLDTGQVLGVVDGRDHKGVGDWLFARPLEWRLAVQVVAIDPSAAFRKARRMWLPRTAVAVDHFRDARGQHPRRGGRIIPERAAIHRAAPPRRSSMGRAEAKQTWRYSCRGFGIDFAEIKLVPKGRHSFPPQCARPTTVRSLVPQGGHHT, encoded by the coding sequence TTGAACGAGCCTACCGGGGTCGCAGCCGACGCTGCCACCATCCTTTTCAACCTGCCCGACTACAACGTCGTCTCCACCACCTTCACTGCCGGCCGTCGGCAGGTCATTATCGAAACCGACCAGCCGCCTGGCTGCCCAAGCTGCGGTGTCATCGCATCCCGGCGGAAAGAGCGCCGGCTTCAACGACTCCGGGATATTCCCGTCGCCGGGCCGGTGGAAGTGCTCTGGTCCAAGTACCGCTGGTACTGCGAAGAGTCAGCGTGCGACCGGCTCTCGTTCTTCGAATCCACGCCGCAGGTGCCGCGTCGCGCCCGTTCTACGAGCCGGCTGCGGGACCATCTCGTGGACGCGGTCATCCGCTCCGGAAGAGCCGTGTCAGAGACGGCTGCCGGCTTCGCGGTCTCCTGGTGGATGGTCCGGGCGGCGCTGAATGAGGCCTGCCTGCTGCGGCTGCCGGACGTGGACAAGCTCAGCCCGCGGATGCTCGGCATCGATGAACACCGGTTCCGGTCCGTGCGCTACTTCCAGGACCCATCAACAAAGGCATGGACACGGTTCGAGCCGTGGATGACGACCATCGTGGATTTGGACACTGGTCAGGTCCTGGGCGTCGTTGACGGCCGCGATCACAAGGGCGTCGGGGACTGGCTGTTCGCCCGTCCCCTGGAATGGCGCCTGGCCGTGCAGGTCGTCGCGATCGATCCCTCGGCGGCCTTCCGGAAAGCGCGGCGGATGTGGCTTCCCCGCACCGCTGTCGCTGTCGATCACTTCCGAGACGCACGTGGACAACATCCTCGCCGTGGAGGCCGTATTATACCGGAGCGGGCCGCCATACATCGAGCAGCTCCTCCGCGGCGGTCCAGTATGGGCCGAGCAGAGGCCAAACAAACATGGAGATATTCATGTCGGGGCTTTGGCATCGATTTTGCCGAAATCAAACTTGTTCCAAAAGGACGTCATTCATTCCCGCCACAATGCGCGCGACCTACGACTGTGCGGTCCTTAGTCCCTCAGGGTGGACACCATACTTGA